From Cherax quadricarinatus isolate ZL_2023a chromosome 49, ASM3850222v1, whole genome shotgun sequence:
tagtgatccagaagggttagtgatccaggagggttagtgatccaggagggtTACTTATCCAGGAGGGTGCATAACCCAGGAGGGATAGTGATccaggagggttagtgatccaggagggttagtaacccaggaaagttagtgatccaggagggtTAATAATCCAGGAGGGTTATTGATGCagatgggttagtaacccaggagggttagtgatGCAGGAGGGTTAGTGATGCAGGAGGGTTAGTGATGCAGGAGGGTTAGTGATGCAggagggttattaacccaggagggttattgACCCagatgggttagtaacccaggagggttagtgatccaagAGAGTTAGTTACCTAGGAGAGTTATTTACCTagatgggttagtaacccaggagggttagtgatccagttTTGTTAGTGACCCAGGAGGGTTCGTAACCCATTAGGGTTAGTATTCCAGGAAAGTTAGTGACCCAGGAAGGTTATTAACCCAGAAAGGTTAGTAACCCAAGggagttaataacccaggataaccaagaaaGCCAAGTAGTGTGgcatatttccattgtggttcttcAGTCCTCTTGCCCAGGTTATGAGCCACAGTTTTATTACATAAATTATTGCTGAATTTTTAACTGGGAATAATGTAAATATTTTGCAAGTTGAATTAGACACAGCACTTTGCTTGGAACacttcacaaataacctgcacttaggaAACTTTTTAACAAGATAACGGTCTGCCCTGAGTCAGCGTCAGGTCACAACTGAAAGAGAAAAAGTACTTAACAAGTGGACAATTGATGGTCAGTTTGTACACGGttttgtattgcaggtgttgtgacctggtacttgaatattagttGTCTGATGATAGACAAACCTAATTTCACCAGACAGTGGTCTGTTGCTTGTCTACATTTGGtaatattatatgcattgagtatttaaatgtccatgagatggaagaagaaAGAGTTTCATGTACTGCTTACAGCTCTTGCCAACATATTTGGCAAACCCAACTTGTACGTCACATTTGTACACCAAACACATACTTTGTGTAGTCAACCATGGTCACAGGTTTTAGAATAGGTTCATTGGTCACTCTATCCACCTTGCCAATGTCTTTCATTTCGTTATAGTGAatggatgtcaacaatgtgacatcttgtttgtcatgccaccataatgtcatggaaaatgtacagggaaccttcacggcatgcataactgcaataaaacacctcagttactgggaacacttgaagttcctcaacctgtactccctaaaaTGCATGCGGGAGAGATacttgattatatacacttggaaaatcctagagggattagtaccaaacttaagagagagagatttcgttcggatttttaaccccggagggttagccacccaggataacccaagaaagtcagtgcgtcatcgaggactgtctaacttacacacgaaaatcacttcctatgaaagcaaaagacttggcagacgatgcaacatcaccccaatgaaaagcagaggtgtcactagcacgataagaaacaacacaataagtgtcaggggcccaagactgttcaactgcctcccagcatacataagagggataccaatagacccctggctgtcttcaagcaggcactggacaagcacctaaagtcagtacctgaccagctgggctgtggtttgtatgtcgtTTGTGGtttgtaacagcctggttgatcaggccctgatccaccatgagtcctggtcacagaccaggccacaggggtgttgacccctggtactctctccaggtatactccaggtataaacaCCTGCATCTCACAACTATAAATGCCTGCATTGAATCTTAGTAGTATATGTTTATGATTTCCACATACTGTACTGCACacaactgtcatgttcactcacaagaaatcactgagtaacagggttgtgtaccagttatcagtatataatggtTCCAACCACATCATcaagatacccaataacttcctggtatcttccagTGATTTACTTCCGGTGTATATATTTATAACCAATACAGgaccactgtcacaatcacaaagcacaaataacTTGATATCAAAGCATTTCCACTTACTTGGTATacactgcttgaatgacagtctacctttgaagaGAAACAAAGACTCATcagtaacaagcttcctgaagggataggttaggttaggtaaggttcgtcaggaaacaggacaaatgtttcctgacgtgggtcttagtcagatgatgacccgcctttggagcttttggtcatctgaccgaggccttccgctggcttaccggtccacccctttaaaaattatggtcatttataaccagtctgtctatATACCTTAATaatcctgaagggataaaaatacatattgaactTTTGTTTAGATGCATTAACAGTCCTAATCGTGTATAacctgtcaggccttgttttgtctgagaagtgtagcatatGTAACAGTAAGACTAATCAGTTCACTGGCATAATATCACTGAAAGCCAGGGTTGAAATTAGGTAGTATGTGGATCACTATGATTTGATATTGtgtttatacacatgtggcataagcattattgtggcaaggaacagatacatttcagccacagttgtctccttccagtaTTGTAGTTGTGATTTTAGTGAAACAAAGTGTGTTTACCATGGTTTAATTGAAGTATTCGACATTTGTGTAAATACAGCTAGAATAAGTGAATTACTTTTAATGGCACAGCAGTGTGTAGTTACAGTGAAATTAGTGGGTACTAGTCTTCTTGTACAGGCTTTTAACCATCATGATTGAAAAACTGCTGCAATTCTTCAACTGTCATACAGCAGAAATGTCATTGAAAATTGTGTCTTAATTGACAGTCTGCTGTTATcatcatagtaataataatagtaataaccaTAATAATCATATAAACAACATGATTGTCTTTGCAGCAAACTaagtgtctgtggttcaatccctggcatgggtggaaatgggcattttttttttttacacctgctgcccctgttcacctagcagtaagtacccggGTGTTCATCAACTTTTGGAGATAACTTCCTGGGAAGGTGCGTGGCATTATAGCTTAgaaatgaactgaggtaggataacttgTAGGctgtaaaactgatttgtgtaaaaaagtatacaaaaaaaaaaagttaaagttGTGGTTATGTGTGATTGTTTTATTATGTAGGGTGATACTGTCAGCACAAGAATGACACATTTaatgtgtgtttgttttgttttACAGGGTGGTACTGTCAGCACAAGAATGACACATGTCAACATGCAGTGATTTAAAAGTTTGTGTCAGAAATACTGCAGTTATATAGTTCCATCAGTGTGGCACATAATGTACACTATACTACCTTTAAGACTGACTTTTAAATGCCTTAAGAATAAATGGCCTTATGGAATTCATTTTGGAAACTAGTGAAATAATATAAAGTACTAGCAGTATACTAGTAACCTCTCATTAATAATACCCATTGCTACTTCTGGACAAAGTACCAACAGTGTACTAGTAACCTCACACTAGCACTACCTGCTGTCACAAATCAAACACTAGTAAAGGACAGACTGAACATTCTAGACAGGAGCTCCATTAACATTCATACCCACAAACAAGTGTAACATCATGTTCGTAAGATCTCACCTTTGTTAAAGTGAACGTTTGTTTAATATGAGACTAAATGAAGTAAGAGAATAAGTGTACAAAAAATAATATCAGTGTTCAATGTTTAAAAATAAATACACAATCTTGGTATATTACATTTGAGAGCTCATATAGGAAAGCCTAAATATTTTGAAAGTATCTTAAGAATGTTAATAAAGGCTGCAGTTCATTGCATTTATATGTACCTTGAGCAATAAAATAACCAAAATTAATACTGTATTTGCAATCTAAATTATAGAATATAAATAATAAAGTATGTGTTATACTGAGTAGATTATACATATATGCTGAAATTGTCATTGGATTCTAACCTAGATTATGACTAACATgttaatatttaatatatttataatagcatattaaatatataaaataaaaatgagagtTCACACAGAAAAGAAAATGTGTCAAAATAATTCAAAAAAATCACATATAACCACTCACCTGAGAGTTCATTTTAGAAAGAAACAACATCAGTGTTTAAAGTGTCTGAAATCCTTTACACAAAAATCAGATCTCACAAGACACCTGAGAATtcacacaggagagaaaccatatcagtgttcggTATGTTTAAAATCATTTTTAAGAAAATCAAATCTAGATACCCACTTGAaagttcatacaggagagaaaccatatcagtgttcagtgtgtcttaAATCCTTTTTAAGAAAGTCAAATCTGAACACTCATGTAagagttcatacaggagagaaaccatatcagtgttcagagtgtctgaaggCCTTTTCACGAAAATCAGATCTAACAAAACACACAAGAGTTCATACTGGAAAGAAGCCATATAAGTGTTCAGAGTGTATAATGGCTTTTACACAAAACTCAGATCTAATAAAACACACAagaattcatacaggagagaagccatatcagtgttcagtgtgtctaaAATCCTTTTCCAGAAAATCAGATTTAAACACCCACTTCAGAATTCACACAGGAGAGAAAccttatcagtgttcagagtgtctaaaggCATTTTCACAAAAATCAAGTCTAACAATTCACATAAGAGTTCATACTGGAGAAAAACCTTTTAAGTGTTCAGAGTGCCTAAAGGCCTTTTCAGAAAAATCTGATCTAAAAACACACATaagaattcatactggagagaaaccatataggtgttcagagtgtctaaaagCTTTTTCACAAAACAAAGATCTAATAATACACACAAAAGTTCATTCTGGGGAGAAACCATTTGTGTGCTCAGTGTGTCTAAAGACTTTTTCAAAAAAATCAGCTCTAATTAGTCACCTCATACAGGAGAGGAACCATAACAGTGTTTAGAGAGATTGAAAGCCTTTAGGATAAAAGTGAGTGAGACATTATTATTGTTCCCATTATCCAAAAAAAAAGTTCTAAGAAAAGGTAAaacctgatagtgaggtgtttcCACAGCTATATCAGAAAGAAAGTGGTGGAAAAAATTAGGATTGAGAAAACGATGCATAATTACAGAAAATGAGGAAAAAGTAACTCAAATGTGGTatgatgtgatcctttattggcaacaTTTCGTTAAGTTTAATAATCCACCTATGTGATCATACAGAAGagaatacagtaggacccccgtaTCCATGGGGGATACATTCCAAGGACCTGCCGTGGATACCAAAACTGCGGATAGTAGCAGACcctatacagtggactcccgacattcaatattaatccgttcctgagagctcattgaatgtcgaaaatatcgaaagtcgaattaattttccccttgagaaataatggaaatcaaattactccgtgcaagacacccaaaagtatgaaaaaaaaaattttaccaaatgaaatacagtggacccccggttaacgaacttttttcattccagtagtatgttcaagtgccagtactgaccgaattttttcccataaggaatattgtgaagtagattagtccatttcagacccccaaacatacacgtacaaacgcacttacataaatacacttacataattggtcgcatttggaggtgatcgttaagcgggggtcaactgtattaagtttaatgcaatagaataattacaataacaacaataacaatagattaataacaatagaataattggcacttacctttaatgaagatctggtgatgattcatgggatgggaggaggggagagtgtggatggtgttagtgtttagaaggggaatccccttccatcaggacttgaggtatcaagtctttttccggggttacatcccttcttttaatgccactaggaccagaaATCTCTggatttctgtcgcacaacatatctgtccatagagctctgtacctcccgttcctttaagatttgtctaaaatgggccacaacattgtcattgtaatagtcaccagcacagcttgcaatagctgtgttagggtgattttcatccataaaggtttgcagttcaacccactttgcacacatttccttaatctttgaagtaggcacaatggattccacaactggcataggcttctcagggttagccccaaacccttcaaaatctttcttaatttcc
This genomic window contains:
- the LOC128697033 gene encoding zinc finger protein 271, with the protein product MRVHTEKKMCQNNSKKSHITTHLRVHFRKKQHQCLKCLKSFTQKSDLTRHLRIHTGEKPYQCSVCLKSFLRKSNLDTHLKVHTGEKPYQCSVCLKSFLRKSNLNTHVRVHTGEKPYQCSECLKAFSRKSDLTKHTRVHTGKKPYKCSECIMAFTQNSDLIKHTRIHTGEKPYQCSVCLKSFSRKSDLNTHFRIHTGEKPYQCSECLKAFSQKSSLTIHIRVHTGEKPFKCSECLKAFSEKSDLKTHIRIHTGEKPYRCSECLKAFSQNKDLIIHTKVHSGEKPFVCSVCLKTFSKKSALISHLIQERNHNSV